In Nitrospirota bacterium, a genomic segment contains:
- a CDS encoding periplasmic heavy metal sensor — MKTHKQLHIILFIGMVITLIISSIAYASSGRPFDGDEGDSKKARWEENISEMYKQLGLTPLQDKQLKDHRERHRSQMDTLHKEIKAKREQLGDELQKKDFNIHRVQQVHDELKSLKARMEDYRLEGILEVRKILTPEQFSKFMKLKKDQAVPGRHMAH; from the coding sequence ATGAAAACGCATAAACAATTGCATATTATCCTTTTTATAGGGATGGTAATTACCCTTATAATTTCATCAATTGCCTATGCATCTTCGGGCAGACCTTTCGACGGTGATGAAGGGGATAGCAAAAAGGCAAGATGGGAAGAAAATATATCCGAAATGTATAAGCAACTGGGTTTAACACCGTTACAGGATAAACAGCTGAAAGATCACCGTGAAAGGCATCGCTCTCAGATGGATACATTACATAAAGAGATCAAGGCTAAAAGAGAGCAGCTCGGTGACGAGCTTCAAAAAAAAGACTTTAATATACATAGGGTTCAACAGGTTCACGACGAATTAAAATCCCTGAAGGCCCGTATGGAAGATTATCGTTTAGAAGGAATTCTTGAGGTGCGCAAAATTCTCACCCCGGAACAATTCAGTAAATTTATGAAGTTAAAAAAGGACCAGGCAGTCCCTGGCAGGCATATGGCTCATTAA
- a CDS encoding TolC family protein, translating to MNNRFWASFHNMCEEQFYLWCSRMLVCFFITGILLPFDIQAQTNYTWHDCVDEALRSHPDIISSRERINQSRAIEDSAGSPLSPQVGLNAGITPFGESSSGTSEHYSYGISGSQLLYDGSKTRNQVNEARQNSASAQFSYLTTSSNVRLRLRYAFVNLLKEQELLKITSDIALRRRDSLELIRLRYEAGREHKGALLTAEANLAQAEAEVAQARRSIDLAQRRLNKELGRKQFLPVQIEDTPEISDAQKEKPDFEQLAATTPFLLELTARKESASYSVLSAKADYFPKVYAMADAGRSEASWPPGNSSWSAGVTVSLPLFDGGNRRASVNRAESVLAQAQADERSGRDSVILALNEAWVRLQDAMDNAEVQKKFLESAVTRAKISEAQYSNGLISFDDWIIIEDTLVRSKKSSLEAQVSAITAEADWVQAKGGTLDNEK from the coding sequence ATGAACAACAGGTTTTGGGCAAGTTTTCATAATATGTGTGAAGAACAATTTTATCTGTGGTGCAGTCGAATGCTGGTTTGTTTTTTCATTACCGGTATCCTGCTGCCATTTGATATTCAGGCACAAACGAACTATACATGGCATGATTGCGTTGATGAGGCGTTAAGGAGCCATCCTGACATAATCTCTTCCCGGGAGAGGATCAACCAGTCCAGAGCCATTGAGGATAGTGCCGGCAGCCCCCTGTCTCCTCAAGTCGGGCTTAATGCTGGGATTACTCCATTTGGAGAATCCTCCTCCGGTACATCAGAACATTATTCTTACGGCATTAGCGGATCGCAATTGCTTTATGACGGCTCGAAGACAAGAAACCAGGTTAATGAGGCCAGACAAAACAGTGCCTCGGCACAATTCAGCTACCTGACTACCTCTTCCAACGTGCGCCTCCGCCTTCGTTATGCATTTGTCAATCTGCTAAAGGAGCAGGAGTTATTAAAGATTACCAGTGACATCGCCCTCCGGCGTCGTGACAGTCTGGAATTGATCAGGCTGCGATATGAAGCCGGGAGGGAACATAAAGGTGCGCTTTTAACGGCAGAGGCCAATCTGGCCCAGGCAGAGGCAGAAGTTGCACAGGCCCGGAGGAGTATTGATCTCGCGCAGAGGCGTTTAAATAAGGAATTAGGCCGAAAGCAGTTTCTGCCGGTTCAGATAGAAGATACTCCTGAGATATCGGATGCTCAAAAAGAAAAACCGGATTTTGAGCAGCTGGCAGCGACAACTCCGTTTCTTCTTGAGCTGACAGCCCGGAAAGAGTCCGCCTCATACAGCGTACTTTCAGCAAAGGCCGATTATTTTCCTAAGGTTTATGCCATGGCAGATGCCGGGCGTTCTGAGGCAAGCTGGCCGCCTGGTAATTCATCGTGGTCAGCAGGGGTAACTGTTTCCCTGCCGCTCTTTGACGGAGGTAACCGGCGTGCCTCGGTAAACAGGGCTGAATCTGTTCTTGCTCAGGCACAGGCAGACGAGCGGAGCGGACGGGACAGTGTTATCCTGGCACTTAATGAAGCCTGGGTGAGACTCCAGGATGCCATGGATAATGCAGAGGTACAGAAAAAGTTTCTGGAGTCGGCCGTGACACGCGCCAAGATAAGTGAGGCCCAGTATTCCAATGGATTGATCTCCTTTGATGACTGGATCATCATCGAGGATACCTTAGTGCGGTCAAAAAAGAGTTCCCTGGAGGCTCAGGTAAGCGCCATCACCGCCGAGGCAGATTGGGTTCAGGCTAAAGGAGGAACGCTGGATAATGAAAAGTAG
- a CDS encoding efflux RND transporter periplasmic adaptor subunit yields the protein MKSRILYGLLIIVVLGAGYWIWKTYNPGIDKKAVHETIIPGRGNIEVLITTTGTVQPQNRLEMKPPISGRIENILVVEGSHVKKGEIIAWMSSTDRAALLDAARSRGMESLKQWEDVYKPTPLIAPINGEVIVRAVEPGQSVTPNDPVVVLSDRLIVKAQVDETDIGRVKVGQNAFVSLDAYPGDKVIARVDHISYESKLISNVTIYEVDILPQRVPKVFRSGMTANVNIIEKSRRDVLRLPLDAVRREKDGSFVLVKEPGQGKSVSRKVETGLSDENFVEITSGLNEQDVVMVEKKNSVLPGKNTSGGSPFMPSGRPKR from the coding sequence ATGAAAAGTAGAATATTGTACGGGTTATTGATTATTGTTGTACTTGGCGCTGGTTACTGGATCTGGAAGACCTATAATCCTGGCATTGACAAGAAGGCAGTTCATGAGACTATCATCCCGGGACGCGGCAACATCGAGGTCTTGATAACAACTACCGGTACTGTTCAACCCCAGAACCGCCTGGAAATGAAGCCTCCGATCAGCGGACGAATTGAGAATATCCTTGTCGTAGAGGGGAGTCATGTTAAAAAGGGGGAAATAATTGCGTGGATGAGTTCAACCGATCGGGCCGCCCTTCTTGATGCAGCACGCTCAAGGGGCATGGAGAGTCTGAAGCAGTGGGAAGATGTGTATAAACCAACGCCGCTGATTGCGCCAATAAACGGCGAGGTCATAGTAAGGGCAGTTGAACCCGGACAGTCTGTTACCCCAAATGATCCGGTCGTGGTTTTGTCTGACAGATTGATAGTAAAGGCCCAGGTAGATGAAACAGACATAGGACGGGTGAAGGTGGGGCAAAATGCCTTCGTAAGCTTGGATGCCTATCCCGGAGATAAGGTCATCGCCCGTGTGGATCATATCTCATACGAATCAAAGCTTATAAGCAACGTCACTATTTACGAGGTGGATATCTTACCACAGAGGGTCCCGAAGGTCTTTCGCTCAGGGATGACTGCCAATGTAAATATTATTGAAAAATCCCGACGTGATGTCTTACGGCTTCCATTAGATGCGGTCAGACGAGAGAAAGATGGGTCATTCGTATTAGTCAAAGAACCTGGGCAGGGTAAATCAGTATCCCGCAAAGTTGAGACCGGACTTTCTGATGAAAACTTTGTCGAGATTACCAGCGGGCTTAATGAACAGGACGTTGTAATGGTCGAGAAAAAGAACTCTGTCTTGCCGGGAAAGAATACTTCGGGAGGTAGTCCGTTCATGCCGTCGGGAAGGCCAAAACGTTGA